A single window of Helicobacter pylori DNA harbors:
- the feoB gene encoding ferrous iron transport protein B encodes MKEITIALVGQPNVGKSSLINALSNAHLKVGNFAGVTVDKMEVGLIHKEHQITIIDLPGTYALNDFTTEEKVTKDFLEKGQYDLILNVVDSTNLERNLALSAQLLDTNKKMLLALNMWDEAQKEGVKINTEKLSKELGVVCVPTSARSKEDRLNTELLLDEIVRLYSQNTINNESIKVPSQSFKGSLKYSQSAQRIAKSVISENQQNASFEHTYKIDKILMHPRYGIFIFLGFMFIIFSLSFLTGGGVQKALETGFKFLSDSIKENVANEDLASLVGDGIIGGVGATVSFLPLIVVLYFGISLLETTGYMSRVAFLLDGILHKFGLHGKSFIPLITGFGCSVPAYMATRTLQNYNERLITLFVIGFMSCSARLPIYVLFVGSFFPSSSAGFVLFCIYILGAVVALVMAKLLKLSVFKGQTESFIMEMPKYRFPSWRMVYFSIYTKSLSYLKKAGTYILVGAILIWFMSQYPKNDAAMKAYKQESLLVDKDTTLSSEAKEEKLKELKTELDKKNLKNSVVGRGGAYLEKVFSPMDFDWRLSVSLVTGFMAKEVVVSTLGVLFSLGDQNEKSDAFREILRKEVSVPSGIAFIVFVMFYIPCFAATITFGREAGGIKFVAYLFIFTTVVAYAFSLIAFYATQILV; translated from the coding sequence ATGAAAGAAATCACTATCGCCCTTGTGGGCCAGCCTAATGTGGGGAAATCATCCCTCATCAACGCTTTGAGTAACGCCCATTTGAAAGTGGGGAATTTTGCCGGGGTTACTGTGGATAAAATGGAAGTGGGTTTGATCCATAAAGAGCATCAAATCACTATCATTGATTTACCGGGCACTTACGCGCTCAATGACTTCACCACTGAAGAAAAGGTTACTAAAGATTTTTTAGAAAAAGGGCAATACGATCTCATTCTTAATGTGGTGGATTCCACCAATTTAGAGCGTAATTTAGCCTTAAGCGCGCAGCTATTAGACACGAATAAAAAAATGCTTCTCGCGCTCAACATGTGGGATGAAGCGCAAAAAGAAGGCGTTAAAATCAATACAGAAAAGCTTTCTAAAGAATTAGGGGTTGTGTGCGTGCCAACAAGTGCAAGATCTAAAGAAGATCGCTTGAATACCGAGCTTTTATTAGATGAAATTGTCAGGCTTTATTCTCAAAACACTATAAACAATGAAAGCATAAAAGTCCCGTCTCAAAGCTTTAAGGGGTCTTTAAAATACAGCCAGAGCGCTCAAAGAATCGCTAAATCAGTGATCAGTGAAAACCAACAAAACGCGAGTTTTGAACACACTTATAAGATTGATAAGATTTTAATGCACCCGCGTTATGGGATTTTCATTTTTTTGGGGTTTATGTTTATCATTTTTTCCTTGAGCTTTTTAACAGGAGGGGGAGTGCAAAAAGCGCTTGAAACAGGGTTTAAATTTTTGAGCGATAGTATTAAAGAAAATGTGGCTAATGAAGATTTAGCGTCTTTGGTGGGCGATGGCATTATTGGGGGAGTGGGAGCGACGGTTTCATTCTTGCCTTTAATTGTGGTGTTGTATTTTGGGATTTCTTTACTAGAGACGACAGGCTATATGAGTAGGGTGGCGTTTTTGTTAGATGGGATCTTGCATAAATTTGGCTTGCATGGGAAGAGTTTTATCCCTTTAATCACCGGTTTTGGCTGCTCAGTGCCCGCTTACATGGCGACAAGAACCTTACAAAATTATAACGAACGGTTGATCACGCTTTTTGTGATCGGGTTTATGAGCTGCTCAGCAAGGCTGCCTATTTATGTGCTGTTTGTAGGCTCGTTTTTCCCCTCTTCTAGCGCGGGGTTTGTGCTGTTTTGCATTTATATTTTGGGGGCGGTTGTAGCATTAGTGATGGCAAAATTACTCAAATTAAGCGTGTTTAAAGGACAAACCGAATCTTTTATCATGGAAATGCCCAAATACCGCTTTCCCAGTTGGAGAATGGTCTATTTCAGTATCTACACCAAGTCGCTTTCTTACCTTAAAAAGGCCGGGACTTATATTTTAGTGGGAGCGATTTTAATCTGGTTTATGTCTCAATACCCTAAAAATGATGCGGCTATGAAAGCTTATAAACAAGAAAGCTTGTTAGTGGATAAGGATACCACTCTTTCAAGCGAAGCCAAAGAAGAAAAATTAAAAGAATTAAAAACCGAATTGGATAAAAAGAATTTAAAAAATAGCGTTGTGGGAAGAGGTGGGGCGTATTTAGAAAAAGTCTTTAGCCCTATGGATTTTGATTGGCGTTTGAGCGTCTCGCTTGTAACCGGTTTTATGGCTAAAGAAGTGGTGGTTTCTACTTTGGGGGTGTTGTTTTCTTTAGGGGATCAAAATGAAAAATCTGACGCTTTTAGAGAAATTTTAAGAAAAGAAGTCAGCGTGCCTAGCGGGATCGCTTTTATCGTGTTTGTGATGTTTTATATCCCTTGTTTTGCAGCGACCATTACTTTTGGTAGGGAAGCTGGAGGGATCAAGTTTGTAGCGTATTTATTTATCTTTACAACCGTTGTGGCGTATGCGTTTTCCTTGATAGCTTTTTATGCGACTCAAATTTTGGTTTAA
- a CDS encoding 3'-5' exonuclease has product MLCVFDIETIPNVSLCKEHFQLKEDDALKICEWSFEKQKEKSGSEFLPLYLHEIISIAAVIGDDYGQFIKVGNFGQKHENKEGFTSEKELLEDFFRYFNEKQPRLISFNGRGFDMPLLTLKALKYNLTLDAFYSQENKWENYRARYSEQFHLDLMDSLSHYGSVRGLNLNGICSMMNIPGKFDVSGDLVHAIYYNPNLSQKEKKGIIDGYCQSDVLNTYWLFLKYEVLKGALNKEQYLGLLNDFLEKFPKEKSYSSVFINALEKEIREFA; this is encoded by the coding sequence ATGTTGTGCGTGTTTGATATAGAAACCATTCCTAACGTGAGCTTGTGTAAAGAGCATTTCCAATTAAAAGAAGACGATGCGCTAAAAATCTGTGAATGGAGTTTTGAAAAGCAAAAAGAAAAAAGCGGGAGCGAGTTTTTGCCTCTTTATTTGCATGAAATCATCTCTATTGCAGCAGTCATTGGCGATGATTACGGGCAGTTTATCAAAGTGGGGAATTTTGGTCAAAAACACGAGAATAAAGAGGGTTTTACAAGCGAAAAAGAGCTTTTAGAGGACTTTTTTAGATACTTTAACGAAAAGCAACCGCGCCTAATAAGCTTCAATGGCAGAGGTTTTGATATGCCCCTACTCACGCTCAAAGCCCTTAAATACAATTTAACTTTAGACGCCTTTTACAGCCAAGAAAACAAATGGGAGAATTACCGAGCGCGTTATAGCGAGCAATTCCATTTGGATTTAATGGATAGCTTGAGCCATTATGGATCTGTTAGGGGGTTGAATCTAAATGGCATTTGCTCTATGATGAATATTCCTGGTAAATTTGATGTGAGTGGGGATTTAGTGCACGCGATTTATTACAACCCTAATTTAAGCCAAAAGGAGAAAAAAGGCATTATTGATGGCTATTGCCAAAGCGATGTGCTTAACACTTACTGGCTTTTTTTAAAATACGAAGTGCTGAAAGGGGCTTTAAATAAGGAGCAATACCTTGGGCTATTGAATGATTTTTTAGAAAAATTCCCTAAAGAAAAATCCTATTCAAGCGTTTTTATCAACGCTTTAGAGAAAGAAATTAGGGAGTTTGCTTGA
- a CDS encoding DNA-methyltransferase — protein MPTISKNKPYSFIKNLEFYTIKRIKDMGSHPSEDHLNKLLELFKQDLSIDLKREIASSIGRQLDDDIIYNFLKQEAFKEHYMEVVYQFLRTALYKSKDMRFAKLCDDLLQYYQNENMQKMKQYYDYRHTKKPPLKIIENIIKKPSLLIGDNAQTLNKIVPNSINLIFTSPPYYNARIYSDYKNYKDYLNAMSQSLKACFRVLEEGRFIIINVSPVITKRAGREFESVRYPIHFDFHQILIDNGFYFVDEILWIKPDFSVPNRIGGYLQNKKPLGYKPNCVSESLLVYRKKAPFLLDKNIKIAEKRLKPSKQNNTLFGKKELPIETTNCWYITPKSSKDHPAVFPESLCERVLNYYSFENEVVCDPFAGSGTFGMVAKSMGRIPLLCEQHPKYAQNLIKLGFKEI, from the coding sequence ATGCCTACAATATCAAAAAATAAACCATATAGTTTTATTAAAAACCTTGAGTTTTACACAATTAAACGCATTAAGGATATGGGATCTCACCCTAGCGAAGACCATTTAAATAAATTGCTAGAATTGTTTAAACAAGATTTAAGTATTGATCTAAAAAGAGAGATAGCAAGCTCTATTGGTAGGCAACTTGATGATGATATTATTTATAATTTTTTAAAGCAAGAAGCTTTTAAAGAACATTACATGGAAGTTGTTTATCAATTTTTACGCACTGCTTTATATAAATCTAAGGATATGCGATTCGCAAAATTATGCGATGACTTGTTGCAATACTATCAAAATGAAAACATGCAAAAAATGAAACAATACTATGACTATCGCCATACCAAAAAACCACCTTTAAAAATTATAGAAAATATTATTAAAAAACCTTCTTTATTAATTGGGGATAATGCACAAACGCTCAATAAAATCGTTCCTAATTCTATTAATCTTATTTTTACTTCACCACCCTACTATAATGCTAGAATTTATAGTGATTATAAAAATTACAAAGATTATCTAAATGCTATGTCTCAAAGTTTAAAAGCTTGTTTTAGAGTGTTAGAAGAGGGGCGTTTTATTATCATTAATGTTTCACCTGTGATTACCAAGAGAGCTGGGCGTGAGTTTGAAAGTGTGCGTTATCCTATTCATTTTGATTTCCATCAAATTTTAATTGACAATGGATTTTACTTTGTAGATGAAATCCTATGGATTAAACCTGATTTTAGCGTGCCTAATCGTATTGGAGGATATTTACAAAATAAAAAACCTTTAGGATACAAGCCTAATTGTGTGAGTGAAAGTTTGTTAGTTTATCGTAAAAAAGCCCCTTTTCTACTAGATAAAAATATTAAAATAGCTGAAAAACGATTAAAACCAAGCAAACAAAATAATACTTTATTTGGAAAAAAAGAATTGCCTATAGAAACTACCAATTGTTGGTATATTACTCCAAAGTCTAGTAAAGACCATCCGGCCGTATTCCCTGAAAGTCTTTGTGAAAGAGTGCTAAATTACTACTCTTTTGAAAATGAAGTTGTATGCGACCCTTTTGCCGGTAGTGGTACTTTTGGAATGGTTGCAAAATCTATGGGGCGTATTCCTTTATTATGTGAACAGCATCCAAAATATGCTCAAAATCTAATCAAACTTGGTTTTAAGGAAATCTAA
- a CDS encoding CfrBI family restriction endonuclease, producing MNFNELALNHTIDLLLKGKDYREIVLNTINTEFLDFAISFFKDIIYAKMHDKSIDFSWYQQYVLDNKDPKDIAILCRTNIKTIFNTYGTSTKEVVLDIAQNNLKYLYEILQNLENNNMADLGINIKITYKDISVNLDLKESLLVINALATKKIALRGSAYSMIGKRIEKPLMLELCKRCCISESHIDATNFKKDKKLEYDREVDFKLYNKDRSKVYRVEVKLMSKGNPESADAVIARDTDIFIAYTLSEQNKQQLENLSIVYLELKNNSNILLDFKKLCKRLDIPLINHV from the coding sequence ATGAATTTTAATGAATTAGCTTTAAATCATACGATTGATTTACTCTTAAAAGGAAAAGATTATAGAGAAATAGTTTTAAACACTATTAACACAGAGTTTTTAGATTTTGCTATATCTTTTTTTAAAGATATTATTTACGCAAAAATGCATGATAAATCTATAGATTTTAGTTGGTATCAGCAATATGTTTTGGATAATAAAGATCCAAAAGATATAGCCATTCTATGTAGAACCAATATCAAAACCATTTTTAATACTTATGGGACTTCTACTAAAGAAGTTGTTTTAGATATTGCACAAAATAATTTAAAATATCTATATGAAATATTGCAGAACTTAGAAAACAACAATATGGCAGATTTAGGTATCAATATTAAAATTACCTATAAGGATATTAGTGTTAATTTAGACTTAAAAGAAAGCTTGCTTGTTATTAATGCCTTAGCAACCAAGAAAATTGCTTTGAGAGGAAGTGCATATTCTATGATAGGTAAAAGAATTGAAAAGCCTTTAATGTTAGAATTGTGTAAGCGTTGCTGTATTTCAGAAAGTCATATTGACGCAACTAATTTTAAGAAAGACAAAAAATTGGAGTATGATAGAGAAGTAGATTTTAAACTTTATAATAAGGATAGGAGTAAAGTTTATAGAGTAGAAGTTAAATTAATGAGTAAAGGCAATCCCGAAAGTGCTGATGCGGTCATTGCAAGAGATACAGATATTTTTATAGCTTATACCCTAAGCGAACAGAATAAACAACAGCTTGAAAATTTAAGTATTGTTTATTTAGAACTAAAAAATAATTCCAATATTCTATTAGATTTTAAAAAACTCTGTAAGCGTTTAGATATACCATTAATAAATCATGTATGA
- a CDS encoding acetyl-CoA C-acetyltransferase, translating to MNEVVVVAAKRSAVGSFLGSLKNVGARQMGVSVLKDALNASGLEPSDVDSVILGNVLGAGLGQNIARQIQLDAGIPNDKNAFSVNMVCGSSMKAIQLAHDSIMLGRDEVVVCGGVENMSAAPYLSFDMREGKRMGNANMIDSMIHDGLWDAFNDYHMGITADNVAQAYHISREEQDNFALQSQLKARAAINAGKFQEEITPIEIANKKGVVVFKEDEYPRDTTLESLAKLKPAFKKDGSVTAGNSSGINDGASIIILCSAKKAQTLGLKTMATIKGFGLGGCSPDIMGICPSIAIKNNLKNVKMNLNDINLFELNEAFAAQSIAVLKELELNPNIVNVNGGAIAIGHPIGASGARILVTLLHEMKRSGHGVGCASLCVGGGQGLSVVVEQK from the coding sequence ATGAATGAAGTGGTTGTAGTGGCGGCAAAGCGTAGCGCTGTAGGGAGTTTTTTAGGCTCTCTAAAGAATGTGGGCGCTAGGCAAATGGGCGTTAGCGTGCTTAAAGACGCTTTGAACGCGAGCGGACTTGAGCCTAGCGATGTGGATTCTGTCATTTTGGGCAATGTTTTAGGTGCTGGTTTGGGTCAAAATATCGCCAGGCAGATCCAACTAGACGCCGGCATCCCTAATGACAAAAACGCTTTTAGCGTCAATATGGTTTGTGGATCGTCTATGAAAGCTATCCAGTTAGCGCATGACAGCATCATGCTTGGGCGCGATGAGGTGGTGGTGTGCGGTGGCGTGGAAAACATGAGCGCAGCACCTTATTTGTCGTTTGACATGCGAGAGGGGAAAAGAATGGGGAATGCGAACATGATAGACTCCATGATACATGACGGATTGTGGGATGCGTTCAATGATTACCACATGGGGATCACCGCTGATAATGTCGCTCAAGCATACCACATAAGCCGAGAAGAGCAAGATAATTTCGCGCTCCAATCGCAACTCAAAGCGAGAGCCGCCATCAATGCAGGGAAATTCCAAGAAGAAATCACGCCCATTGAAATAGCGAATAAAAAAGGCGTGGTGGTTTTTAAAGAAGACGAATACCCTAGAGACACGACGCTAGAATCCCTTGCAAAGCTCAAACCCGCCTTTAAAAAAGACGGATCGGTAACGGCAGGGAATTCATCAGGAATCAATGATGGCGCGAGTATTATCATTTTATGCAGCGCTAAAAAAGCGCAAACATTGGGGTTAAAAACCATGGCCACTATTAAGGGGTTTGGCTTGGGTGGTTGCAGTCCGGATATAATGGGTATATGCCCTAGTATTGCGATTAAAAATAACCTTAAAAATGTCAAAATGAATCTCAATGACATCAATCTTTTTGAACTCAATGAAGCTTTTGCTGCACAAAGCATCGCCGTGTTAAAAGAACTTGAATTAAACCCTAATATCGTGAACGTGAATGGAGGCGCGATAGCGATTGGCCACCCTATTGGCGCAAGCGGCGCTAGGATATTAGTGACTTTATTGCATGAAATGAAAAGGAGTGGGCATGGCGTGGGCTGCGCGTCGTTGTGCGTGGGCGGCGGTCAAGGGCTATCAGTGGTAGTTGAACAAAAATAA
- a CDS encoding succinyl-CoA--3-ketoacid CoA transferase subunit A has product MNKVITDLDKALSGLKDGDTILVGGFGLCGIPEYAIDYIYKKGIKDLIVVSNNCGVDDFGLGILLEKKQIKKIIASYVGENKIFESQMLNGEIEVVLTPQGTLAENLRAGGAGIPAYYTPTGVGTLIAQGKESREFNGKEYILERAITGDYGLIKAYKSDTLGNLVFRKTARNFNPLCAMAAKICVAEVEEIVPAGELDPDEIHLPGIYVQHIYKGEKFEKRIEKTTTRSAK; this is encoded by the coding sequence ATGAACAAGGTTATAACCGATTTAGACAAAGCGTTGAGTGGGTTAAAAGATGGGGACACTATTTTAGTGGGCGGTTTTGGGCTGTGCGGGATACCCGAATACGCCATTGATTACATTTATAAGAAAGGCATCAAGGATTTGATTGTCGTGAGCAATAATTGTGGCGTTGATGATTTTGGGCTTGGCATTCTTTTAGAAAAAAAGCAGATTAAAAAGATTATCGCTTCGTATGTGGGAGAAAATAAGATTTTTGAATCGCAAATGCTGAACGGAGAAATTGAAGTCGTTTTGACACCGCAAGGCACGCTGGCTGAAAACTTGCGCGCTGGAGGGGCTGGGATACCCGCTTACTACACCCCAACCGGTGTTGGGACTTTGATCGCTCAAGGCAAGGAATCAAGGGAGTTTAACGGCAAGGAGTATATTTTAGAAAGAGCGATAACGGGCGATTATGGGCTTATTAAAGCCTACAAAAGCGATACTTTAGGGAATTTGGTGTTTAGAAAAACGGCCCGAAATTTCAATCCCTTGTGTGCGATGGCGGCAAAAATATGCGTCGCTGAAGTGGAAGAAATTGTCCCAGCTGGGGAATTGGACCCAGATGAAATACACTTGCCAGGAATCTATGTGCAACACATCTATAAGGGTGAGAAATTTGAAAAACGGATAGAAAAAACCACCACAAGGAGCGCGAAATGA
- a CDS encoding 3-oxoacid CoA-transferase subunit B: MREAIIKRAAKELKEGMYVNLGIGLPTLVANEVSGMNIVFQSENGLLGIGAYPLEGSVDADLINAGKETVTVVPGASFFNSADSFAMIRGGHIDLAILGGMEVSQNGDLANWMIPKKLIKGMGGAMDLVHGAKKVIVIMEHCNKYGESKVKKECSLPLTGKGVVHQLITDLAVFEFSNNAMKLVELQEGVSLDQVKEKTEAEFEVHL; this comes from the coding sequence ATGAGAGAGGCTATCATTAAACGAGCGGCAAAGGAATTGAAAGAGGGCATGTATGTGAATTTAGGGATAGGCTTGCCCACGCTGGTGGCTAATGAAGTGAGCGGGATGAATATTGTCTTTCAGAGCGAGAACGGGCTATTAGGGATTGGCGCTTACCCTTTAGAGGGGAGCGTTGATGCGGATCTCATTAATGCAGGAAAGGAAACCGTAACTGTGGTGCCGGGTGCTTCGTTTTTCAACAGCGCGGATTCGTTTGCGATGATTCGTGGGGGGCATATTGATTTAGCGATTTTAGGAGGGATGGAAGTCTCACAAAATGGGGATTTGGCTAATTGGATGATCCCTAAAAAACTCATAAAGGGCATGGGAGGGGCTATGGATCTGGTGCATGGCGCTAAAAAAGTGATTGTCATCATGGAACATTGCAACAAATACGGGGAGTCTAAAGTGAAAAAAGAATGCTCCTTGCCCTTAACAGGAAAGGGCGTGGTGCATCAATTGATAACGGATTTAGCGGTGTTTGAGTTTTCCAATAACGCCATGAAATTAGTGGAATTGCAAGAAGGGGTCAGCCTTGATCAAGTGAAAGAAAAAACAGAAGCTGAATTTGAAGTGCATCTATAG
- a CDS encoding TIGR00366 family protein, with amino-acid sequence MFLLRHLTSACVFLASKCLPDSFVLVALLSFVVFVLVYCLTGQDASSVISSWGNGAWTLLGFSMQMALILVLGQALASAKLVQKLLKYLASLPKGYYTALWLVTFLSLIANWINWGFGLVISAIFAKEIAKNVKGVDYRLLIASAYSGFVIWHGGLSGSIPLSVATQNENLSKISAGVIEKAIPISQTIFSAYNLIIIGIILVGLPFLMAMIHPKKEEIVEIDSKLLKDEYKEIELIDHQQDKTIAHFLENSALLSYLLVFLGFGYLGVYFFKGGGISLNIVNTIFLFLGILLHKTPLAYVKAINHSARSVAGILLQFPFYAGIMGMMASHSVGGHSLAQMLSLAFTHIANEKTFALMTFLSAGIVNIFIPSGGGQWAIQAPIMLPAGQSLGVDPGVVSMAIAWGDAWTNMIQPFWALPALAIAGLGAKDIMGYCVLTLIFVGLVVCGVFYFLV; translated from the coding sequence ATGTTTTTATTAAGGCATTTGACTTCAGCGTGCGTGTTTTTAGCATCTAAATGTTTGCCGGACTCCTTTGTCTTGGTCGCTCTTTTATCGTTTGTCGTGTTTGTTCTTGTTTATTGCTTGACAGGGCAAGACGCTTCGTCTGTCATTTCTAGTTGGGGGAATGGCGCTTGGACGCTTTTAGGTTTTTCTATGCAAATGGCCCTTATTTTGGTGTTGGGTCAGGCTCTAGCTAGCGCTAAATTAGTCCAAAAACTTTTAAAATACTTGGCGTCTTTGCCTAAAGGGTATTATACGGCTTTATGGTTGGTTACTTTTTTATCGTTAATCGCTAATTGGATCAATTGGGGTTTTGGCTTAGTGATCAGCGCGATTTTTGCAAAAGAGATCGCCAAAAATGTTAAAGGGGTGGATTACAGACTGCTTATTGCTAGCGCTTATTCGGGTTTTGTCATCTGGCATGGGGGTTTATCAGGCTCTATCCCTTTAAGCGTTGCCACCCAAAATGAAAATCTGTCCAAAATAAGCGCTGGGGTGATTGAAAAAGCTATCCCTATCAGTCAGACGATTTTTTCTGCTTATAATTTAATCATTATAGGAATCATTCTTGTAGGGTTACCCTTTTTAATGGCAATGATCCACCCTAAAAAAGAAGAAATCGTTGAGATTGATTCAAAGCTTTTAAAAGACGAATACAAAGAGATTGAACTCATTGATCACCAACAAGACAAAACGATCGCGCATTTTTTAGAAAACAGCGCTTTGCTTTCTTATCTTTTGGTTTTTTTGGGTTTTGGGTATCTTGGTGTTTATTTTTTTAAAGGGGGAGGGATTAGTTTAAACATTGTCAATACGATTTTCCTTTTTTTAGGGATTTTGCTCCATAAAACCCCTTTGGCTTATGTGAAAGCGATCAATCATTCCGCTAGGAGCGTGGCTGGGATTTTATTGCAATTCCCTTTTTATGCCGGGATTATGGGGATGATGGCAAGCCATAGCGTGGGGGGTCATTCTTTAGCGCAAATGCTTTCTTTAGCCTTCACGCACATCGCTAATGAAAAAACTTTTGCACTCATGACTTTTTTGAGCGCAGGGATTGTCAATATTTTTATTCCGTCTGGCGGAGGGCAATGGGCGATTCAAGCTCCTATCATGCTTCCGGCTGGGCAAAGCTTGGGGGTGGATCCGGGCGTGGTTTCTATGGCTATCGCTTGGGGAGACGCTTGGACGAATATGATACAGCCTTTTTGGGCTTTGCCTGCGTTAGCCATTGCCGGTTTGGGCGCTAAGGATATTATGGGCTATTGCGTTTTGACTTTAATTTTTGTAGGCTTAGTGGTGTGCGGGGTGTTTTATTTTTTAGTGTGA
- a CDS encoding lipid A deacylase LpxR family protein has protein sequence MFFKFILCLLLGTFAWAKEVIPTPSTPLTPSKRYSINLMTENDGYINPYIDEYYTAGNQIGFSTKEFDFSKNKAMKWTSYLGFFNKSPRVTRFGISLAQDMYTPSLKNRKLVHLHDNHPYGGYLRVNLNVYNRHQTFMELFTISLGTTGQDSLAAQTQRLIHKWGHDPQFYGWNTQLKNEFIFELHYQLLKKVPLLKTRFFSMELMPGFNVELGNARDYFQLGSLFRAGYNLDADYGVNKVNTAFDGGMPYSDKFSIYFFAGAFGRFQPLNIFIQGNSPETRGIANLEYFVYSSEIGAAMMWRSLRVAFTITDISKTFQSQPKHHQIGTLELNFAF, from the coding sequence TTGTTTTTCAAATTTATTTTATGTTTATTATTAGGAACGTTTGCATGGGCAAAAGAGGTCATTCCCACCCCTTCAACCCCATTAACGCCCTCTAAACGCTATTCTATCAATTTGATGACTGAAAATGATGGTTATATCAACCCTTACATTGATGAGTATTATACCGCAGGCAATCAAATAGGCTTTTCTACTAAAGAGTTTGATTTTTCTAAAAATAAAGCGATGAAATGGACTTCGTATTTAGGTTTTTTCAATAAAAGCCCTAGGGTTACTCGTTTTGGCATTTCTCTCGCTCAAGACATGTATACCCCTTCGCTTAAAAACAGAAAACTGGTGCATTTGCATGATAACCACCCTTATGGGGGGTATTTACGGGTGAATTTGAATGTGTATAACCGCCATCAAACTTTCATGGAGTTATTCACGATTTCTTTAGGCACGACAGGGCAAGATTCTTTGGCCGCTCAAACGCAGCGTCTCATTCATAAATGGGGTCATGACCCCCAATTTTATGGCTGGAACACGCAGCTCAAAAACGAATTTATCTTTGAATTGCACTACCAATTGCTTAAAAAAGTCCCCCTTTTAAAGACTCGTTTTTTTTCTATGGAGTTGATGCCTGGGTTTAATGTGGAATTGGGGAATGCGAGGGATTATTTCCAACTCGGATCGCTCTTTAGGGCTGGGTATAACTTGGACGCTGATTATGGGGTCAATAAGGTCAATACCGCTTTTGATGGGGGCATGCCTTATAGCGATAAGTTTTCTATCTATTTTTTTGCAGGGGCTTTTGGGCGCTTCCAACCCCTTAACATCTTCATTCAAGGCAACAGTCCTGAGACTAGAGGGATTGCTAATTTGGAATACTTTGTTTATAGCAGTGAAATAGGAGCGGCTATGATGTGGCGTAGCCTCAGGGTGGCTTTTACGATTACCGATATTAGTAAAACCTTTCAATCCCAGCCTAAACACCATCAAATCGGCACTTTAGAATTGAATTTCGCCTTTTGA